The following are from one region of the Gadus chalcogrammus isolate NIFS_2021 chromosome 19, NIFS_Gcha_1.0, whole genome shotgun sequence genome:
- the LOC130372811 gene encoding rapamycin-insensitive companion of mTOR-like has product MSIGKDAEMREHNGEENGSMDLSRDPAADVGEILQNIIGNQSVSSTQKMKHLHNFVKLLCRVGLQEDELGLKHQELIICVRLSLLSDSMEVRAAGLRALRYLISDRSILDKVLALNVDYLITRCIDIQDSNKTEKTQALRLVRKMMAVNASVFPPSITNSLMALGSEGSQEADDMVRPCIAIICELSLLNPAVVAQSSGLSAILKNVIGCRLNSMNESLIATVLHLFNHPDTRQYVRSDVELEQILVPYTDFHYRLTPDIGEEHLKENRDARFLASKMSIIATFRSWSGIVTLCKSGNSGIQSLIDLLCIPNTEVRRALLEVIYEVFLLDVPVETTDFTEALISVDPGRHQQGWRLTEGFIVSEALVILPQRSRSRPNLIDNYLAFLLSAFIHSRLLEGLVELITSSDDFISIQATVLLGQLLNMANSILPHCHSHHLHCLPRLMNMAACSAVPRAHRQQARAAVTNLKLFHERTRHGPSPHSLYLDHVLRRAAGAAAPPHGSLALPHRPLPRDMFPMKENDDALLANLRDSHVLHHDENLDWNWELVQTILKWPNVKLQSNRDEHIHKFVRRLLWFFMPSSKLFVSMKPDHPRARQTTVVGCELIEFLLDSEEEGDVYLEDLVKDIVQWLHSSIGPKAGSSSSSSSALHGNGLLLTTLSQYYFLFLGTLSAHRHGVKVLEKGSVYQCLLSLCMQRNQDHVVKLTVSTLDFSRDGLARVVLSKVLIATSESCRLYATRHLRVLLRANAEFFSNWGVELLVTQLYDRSQPVRLEALDVLDEACEDKANLHALVELKPALTHLGDKGKLLLLRFLSIPKGFSYLEDRGFITGELERWHKKYNLKYVDLMEEQLNEALTTYRRPVLNRSDPGRSSAPRAQRPAVYPLVHLYGQLVHDKAGCQLLEAQNVLQDLSSVVRSPDLDKWEGIKTLKAALWALGNIGSTNWGVNLLLEEGVVPEVVALAQHCEVLSVRGTCLYTLGMLGKTRRGCDILKQQGWDAVCHSRLTPWPLVPQEVGLQTQACDALPPPLRMRRPQSVSPRSRRYSEGSQPPGRHGDVFVPDDDQGRDGRGPRPRSAPHHHQTPRMTITGLSGEPPQPLEGPMTGPTAGPSQDPLWTAHEELPFGGSEGTCLLPWAVEPEVPGDPRERGEGDRSITAMTDVSVMGSTESAPASVQGLQPMTTTATTATATATAQIDVLQTPQPGPPRSLSALQLSGSGSTSPAPPGPSSHRLTRHTKSLKGTSAPGTRLGNFTRSSSTSSSPSSPWGYRTPRTPLLARSASLRQSSSLDALGYATLRRLQQQRIQPLLGPDEALFADAIAMTTGRPGGRFTSQRFGRTLRFATLDQEDLLSPINHDTLQRSSSLRAMATADSAGGLRGDNYIGIALPVDITNMLHIKPIPYFQKTLSPPAEDLFNDETSDHEPGHVGHQEGVDSKLSSTELHATEPQSPPRPVDTGLQEHTDDNCLYCSGLSVLGLKSQNCGPDLVDELLFSEWCSTSSPHLEARLLGVSGTTLSQGSAGSGHGAELVLGVKAIPENGPSSGVLLRKEVLRLVVNLSSSVGTKGNESSLLRIKEKFPHAFDDVCLYSEISNLMAHHTFGLHARRFIQELFQDVSFLPLYEEAESVLSTRENSS; this is encoded by the exons ATGAGCATCGGAAAAGACGCAGAGATGAGAG AGCACAATGGGGAGGAAAATGGATCAATGGACCTTTCCAGAG ATCCTGCAGCTGATGTTGGTGAAATCCTCCAAAACATCATTGGGAACCAAAGCGTCTCCAGTACTCAGAAGATGAAACACCTGCACAACTTCGTCAAG CTCCTATGCAGGGTAGGCCTTCAAGAGGACGAGCTGGGGCTAAAACACCAGGAGCTCATCATTTG TGTGCGGTTGTCTCTGCTGAGTGACTCCATGGAGGTGCGTGCGGCCGGGCTGCGAGCCCTGCGCTACCTCATCTCAGACCGCAGCATCCTGGACAAAGTCCTGGCCTTGAACGTGGACTACCTGATCACCAG GTGTATAGACATTCAGGACAGTAACAAGACCGAAAAAACGCAGGCTCTCAGGCTAGTTCGAAAG ATGATGGCGGTCAATGCGTCCgtcttccccccctccatcaccaaCTCCCTGATGGCCCTGGGAAGCGAGGGCTCCCAGGAGGCCGACGACATGGTGCGGCCCTGCATCGCCATCATCTGTGAGCTTT CCCTGTTGAACCCGGCAGTGGTGGCCCAGAGCAGCGGTCTGAGCGCCATCTTGAAGAACGTGATTGGCTGTCGGCTGAACAGCATGAACGAATCGCTGATCGCCaccgtcctccacctcttcaaccACCCCGACACGCGGCAGTATGTCCGCTCTGACGTCGAGCTGGAG CAAATCCTGGTCCCGTACACGGACTTCCACTACCGACTGACCCCTGACATCGGCGAGGAGCACCTGAA GGAGAACAGAGATGCTCGCTTCCTGGCCAGTAAGATGTCAATCATTGCTACTTTTCGCTCTTGGTCAG GCATTGTTACCTTGTGTAAGTCGGGGAACTCAGGGATCCAGTCTCTCATTGACCTGCTGTGTATACCAAACACTGAGGTGAGG AGAGCCTTGTTAGAAGTGATCTATGAAGTCTTCCTTCTGGACGTGCCTGTCGAGACAACAGACTTTACCGAAGCGCTGATCAGTGTCG ACCCTGGTAGACATCAGCAAGGGTGGAGGCTTACTGAAGGCTTCATCGTCTCTGAGGCTCTGGTTATTCTTCCACAACGGTCCCGATCAAG ACCAAACCTCATAGACAACTACTTGGCGTTCCTTCTGTCGGCCTTCATCCATAGCAGACTTCTTGAG GGTCTGGTGGAGTTGATCACCAGCAGCGATGACTTCATATCAATACAAGCCACAGTGCTACTGGGACAACTGCTCAATATG GCCAACAGCATCCTCCCCCACTGCCAcagccaccacctccactgccTGCCTCGCCTCATGAACATGGCCGCCTGCTCCGCCGTCCCGCGGGCACACAGACA ACAGGCCCGGGCAGCAGTGACCAACCTGAAGCTCTTCCACGAGAGGACCAGGCACGGTCCCTCCCCTCACAGCCTGTACCTGGACCACGTCCTCCGCAGGGCGGCCGGGGCGGCGGCGCCCCCCCACGGGTCCCTGGCTCTCCCCCACAGACCCCTCCCCAGGGACATGTTCCCCATGAAG GAGAACGACGACGCCCTGCTGGCCAACCTGAGGGACAGCCACGTTCTCCACCACGACGAGAACCTGGACTGGAACTGGGAGCTGGTGCAGACCATCCTGAAG TGGCCGAATGTTAAACTGCAAAGCAATCGGGATGAACATATACACAA GTTTGTGAGGAGACTCCTGTGGTTCTTCATGCCCAGCAGTAAGCTGTTTGTCTCCATGAAGCCCGACCACCCCAGGGCCCGACAGACCACTGTGGTCGGCTGTGAACTCATCGAGTTCCTCCTAGACTCGGAGGAG GAAGGGGATGTCTATCTGGAGGACCTGGTGAAAGACATCGTCCAATGGCTGCACTCCTCTATCGGGCCCAAagctggcagcagcagcagcagtagtagtgcTCTCCATGGCAACGGGCTACTACTGACCACACTCAGTCAGTACTACTTCCTGTTCCTGGGGACGCTGTCAGCTCATCGCCACGGCGTCAAGGTGCTGGAGAAAGGGAGCGTCTATCAGTG cCTGCTGAGCCTGTGCATGCAGAGGAACCAGGACCACGTGGTGAAGCTCACCGTTTCCACGCTGGACTTCAGCCGCGACGGCCTGGCCCGGGTCGTCCTCTCCAAGGTCCTCATCGCCACCTCGGAA AGCTGCCGGCTGTACGCCACCAGGCACCTGCGGGTGCTGCTGCGGGCCAACGCAGAGTTCTTCAGTAACTGGGGCGTGGAGCTGCTGGTCACCCAGCTCTACGACCGGAGCCAGCCGGTCCGGCTGGAGGCCCTGGACGTCCTGGACGAGGCCTGTGAGGacaag GCCAACCTTCACGCGCTGGTGGAATTAAAACCAGCTCTCACGCACCTTGGAGACAAGGgaaagctgctgctgctgag GTTTCTGTCCATTCCAAAGGGTTTCTCCTACCTGGAGGACAGGGGGTTCATCACTGGAGAGCTGGAGAGATGGCACAAG AAGTATAACCTAAAGTACGTGGACCTGATGGAGGAGCAGCTGAACGAGGCTCTCACCACGTACCGCAGGCCCGTCCTGAACCGGAGCGATCCTGGACGCTCCAGCGCCCCCAG GGCACAAAGACCAGCCGTCTACCCCCTTGTTCACCTATACGGCCAGTTAGTCCATGACAAGGCAGGCTGCCAGCTACTGGAAGCACAG AATGTGCTCCAAGATCTGAGCTCGGTGGTTCGATCCCCAGACCTCGACAAATGGGAGGGCATCAAGACACTGAAAGCTGCTCTCTGGGCTCTG GGCAACATCGGCTCCACCAACTGGGGTGTGAACCTGCTTCTGGAAGAAGGCGTGGTCCCTGAGGTCGTGGCGCTGGCCCAACACTGTGAGGTGCTGTCCGTCAGAGG GACGTGCCTCTACACGCTGGGCATGCTGGGTAAGACGAGGCGGGGCTGCGACATCCTGAAGCAGCAGGGCTGGGACGCTGTGTGCCACAGCAGGCTGACCCCCTGGCCCCTGGTGCCTCAGGAGGTGGGCCTCCAGACCCAGGCCTGTgacgccctgcccccccccctcaggatGCGCCGGCCCCAGTCGGTGTCCCCCCGGAGCCGGCGCTACAGCGAGGGGAGCCAGCCCCCGGGCCGCCACG GTGATGTGTTCGTTCCAGACGATGACCAGGGGAGGGACGGCAGGGGGCCCCGCCCACGTTCAGCTCCTCACCACCATCAGACCCCAAGGATGACCATCACGGGCCTCTCCGGAGAACCCCCTCAGCCCCTAGAGGGCCCGATGACAGGCCCTACTGCAGGACCCAGCCAGGACCCCCTCTGGACAGCCCACGAAGAGCTCCCCTTTGGGGGGTCGGAGGGAACGTGTCTGCTGCCCTGGGCCGTGGAGCCGGAGGTCCCTGGAGACCCCCGAGAGCGAGGGGAAGGCGATAGGTCGATCACCGCCATGACCGACGTCAGCGTGATGGGTTCCACGGAGTCTGCGCCTGCGAGTGTCCAAGGTCTCCAACCCatgaccaccaccgccaccaccgccaccgccaccgccaccgcccagATCGACGTCCTCCAGACCCCGCAGCCAGGCCCCCCCCGATCCCTCTCCGCCCTGCAGCTCTCCGGGTCCGGGTCCACGTCGCCGGCCCCTCCCGGCCCCTCCTCGCACCGGCTGACCCGTCACACCAAGTCCCTCAAGGGGACTTCGGCCCCCGGGACCCGTCTCGGGAACTtcacccgctcctcctccacctcctcctccccctcctctccctggggCTACCGCACCCCGCGGACCCCCCTGCTGGCCCGGTCGGCGTCCCTCAGGCAGTCCAGCTCCCTGGACGCCCTGGGCTACGCCACCCTGCGgaggctgcagcagcagcgcaTACAGCCCCTCCTGGGCCCCGACGAGGCGCTGTTCGCCGACGCCATCGCCATGACAACCGGCCGCCCGGGCGGCAGGTTCACCTCGCAGAG GTTCGGCAGGACGCTGAGATTCGCGACGCTGGACCAGGAGGACCTGCTGAGCCCCATCAACCACGACACCCTGcagcgctcctcctccttgcgCGCCATGGCAACCGCTGACTCAGCGGGCGGTCTCCGCGGTGACAACTACATCGGCATTGCGTTGCCCGTTGACATCACCAACATGCTTCAT ATCAAACCAATACCATACTTCCAGAAGACATTGAGCCCACCAGCCGAGGACCTGTTCAACGATGAAACATCTGATCATG AGCCCGGTCACGTGGGTCACCAAGAAGGTGTGGACTCCAAGCTCAGTTCTACGGAGCTCCACGCGACAGAACCACAGTCCCCACCGAGGCCAGTGGACACTGGGCTGCAGGAACACACAGATGACAACTGCCTTTACTGTTCTGGTCTCTCTGTGCTGGGCCTGAAGTCTCAGAACTGCGGTCCAG ACCTGGTGGATGAGCTGTTGTTCTCCGAGTGGTGCAgtacctcctccccccacctggAGGCCAGGCTGTTAGGGGTGTCCGGCACCACCCTGTCCCAGGGCTCTGCAGGGAGCGGCCACGGTGCGGAGCTGGTCCTCG GAGTGAAGGCCATCCCAGAGA